One window of the Zea mays cultivar B73 chromosome 3, Zm-B73-REFERENCE-NAM-5.0, whole genome shotgun sequence genome contains the following:
- the LOC103650833 gene encoding squamosa promoter-binding-like protein 2: MDWDAKMLPAWDLGTVVGPSSSGGGALDLKLGAPTSSRAVLTAAAGAAPALPSANPPPPPPPPSSSAPAKRPRPGLARQAVPACSVQGCDADLSRCRDYHRRHKVCEAHSKTPVVTVAGQQQRFCQQCSRFHLLGEFDEVKRSCRKRLDGHNRRRRKPQPDPLNPAGLFGNHHGVTRFTSYPQLFAASMEQPKWSVVKTEADVFQDQYYPAVHLNGAGGGAIGSHFHGKEQKHFPFLTSHSNGGGGGDVATAAALGCQPFTITTTASSESDSKQSNGNCALSLLSDNPTSAQTAMIPTTAQSLAAAMQYGGRLPGSVSVSGGGGGDVSLTGMSYMRVGDSRQASILTASSPGHAAVASPVPATTAAATPPPPPQLLQYHHGYGYYHVSGGEQGNNPDGAAVHALPFSSW; encoded by the exons ATGGACTGGGACGCCAAGATGCTTCCTGCCTGGGACCTCGGCACGGTGGTCGGGCCCAGCAGCAGCGGGGGCGGCGCGCTGGACCTGAAGCTGGGCGCGCCGACGAGCTCGAGGGCGGTGCTCACGGCCGCCGCCGgtgccgcgcccgcgctgccgtcAGCGAACCCTCCTCCGCCCCCGCCTCCGCCGTCGTCGTCCGCGCCGGCGAAGCGGCCGCGCCCGGGGCTCGCGCGGCAGGCGGTGCCCGCGTGCTCCGTGCAGGGCTGCGACGCCGACCTGTCCCGGTGCCGCGACTACCACCGCCGCCACAAGGTCTGCGAGGCGCACTCCAAGACGCCCGTCGTCACCGTCGCCGGCCAGCAGCAGCGCTTCTGCCAGCAGTGCAGCAG GTTTCATCTGCTCGGGGAGTTCGATGAGGTGAAGCGGAGCTGCAGGAAGCGCCTCGATGGACACAACCGCCGCCGCCGGAAGCCGCAGCCGGaccctctcaaccccgccggcttGTTTGGCAATCACCACG GAGTGACAAGATTCACGTCTTACCCGCAGCTCTTCGCGGCGTCCATGGAACAGCCTAAATGGTCGGTGGTCAAGACGGAGGCCGACGTGTTCCAAGACCAGTACTACCCGGCCGTCCACCTCAATGGCGCTGGCGGCGGCGCCATCGGCTCCCACTTCCACGGCAAGGAGCAGAAGCACTTCCCGTTCCTGACCAGCCAcagcaacggcggcggcggcggcgacgtggCGACCGCCGCGGCCCTGGGCTGCCAGCCATTCACCATCACCACCACGGCGTCCTCAGAGAGCGACAGCAAGCAGAGCAACGGCAACTGTGCTCTCTCTCTTCTGTCAGACAACCCGACATCAGCACAGACGGCCATGATCCCTACTACCGCGCAGTCCCTCGCCGCGGCGATGCAGTACGGCGGCAGACTCCCTGGCAGCGTCAGcgtcagcggcggcggcggcggcgacgtctCCCTCACCGGGATGTCGTACATGAGGGTGGGAGACAGCAGGCAGGCGTCCATTCTGACGGCGTCGTCACCCGGCCACGCTGCGGTCGCTTCCCCTGTCCCGGCCACCACCGCAGCCgcaacgccgccgccgccgccgcagctgCTGCAGTACCACCATGGCTATGGCTACTACCATGTGAGCGGCGGCGAGCAGGGCAACAACCCCGACGGCGCCGCCGTTCACGCCCTTCCCTTCTCGTCGTGGTAG